A stretch of the Enoplosus armatus isolate fEnoArm2 chromosome 13, fEnoArm2.hap1, whole genome shotgun sequence genome encodes the following:
- the hspb1 gene encoding heat shock protein beta-1 has protein sequence MTERRIPFTLLRTPSWDPFRDWHQNSRIFDQAFGMPALPEDFSTFPSTHWPGYLRPSILAPDMGSMMPHTHMVPQTPMMYPGAIMAQQARALSRQVSSGMSEIKQTQDNWKVSLDVNHFSPEELVVKTKDGVVEISGKHEERKDEHGFVSRTFTRKYTLPSSASIEKVSSTLSPEGVLTVEAPLIMPAIESSETTIPVNVDNKGGVVKK, from the exons ATGACAGAGAGACGTATTCCTTTCACCCTGCTCCGCACCCCCAGCTGGGACCCATTCCGGGACTGGCACCAGAACAGCCGCATTTTCGACCAGGCCTTCGGCATGCCGGCCCTGCCGGAGGACTTCTCCACATTCCCCAGCACCCACTGGCCGGGGTACCTGCGGCCCTCCATCCTGGCCCCGGACATGGGCTCCATGATGCCCCACACCCACATGGTTCCCCAAACTCCCATGATGTACCCAGGCGCCATTATGGCCCAGCAGGCTCGTGCCCTGTCCCGCCAGGTGAGCAGCGGCATGTCAGAGATCAAGCAGACCCAAGACAACTGGAAGGTGTCCCTGGACGTCAACCACTTCTCACCCGAGGAGCTGGTGGTGAAGACCAAGGATGGTGTGGTGGAAATCTCTG GCAAGCACGAGGAGAGGAAGGACGAGCACGGTTTTGTGTCCAGAACCTTCACCAGGAAATACAC ccTCCCTTCATCAGCTAGCATTGAGAAAGTGAGCTCCACCCTGTCTCCTGAGGGGGTGCTGACCGTGGAGGCTCCTTTGATCATGCCGGCCATTGAGTCCTCAGAGACCACGATACCTGTCAACGTGGACAACAAAGGTGGCGTGGTGAAGAagtag